From a single Parambassis ranga chromosome 2, fParRan2.1, whole genome shotgun sequence genomic region:
- the cgnb gene encoding cingulin isoform X1, which produces MNMSSLSTDRKPLVDYGVQIRFIKDLHDTAGGYPDKSKGNNSAASPSNKYGVAVRVQGISGQPYVVLKDGDKGDSYGVQLNTPTPSSGPPSPYNSLPKVNKEPADFTNPYSPAVNASRSPVSAPEDEDGEIFGSPLKRPPGDGQAGTQGEEEGGAGPEGQVEKKAEPKLKAPASEPEKNRTGKEKYNEAGLKPVKLNSVGPRRIKQPESGLTNSLGRYSGKKVESALSSSRSFPESPTPTDEEPAPAIDTNSLAPINKLISKFNSGATGSTPQARGRTGARQRLRFDERRRSRSLDARKDAQPEDSLPPPTSPTLNPYAPLLSASSKPLMSSAPVGGSQGKSPASVAKVTAVEAPKTSFKSPEKFVSKDTPPAIARKPEIIPRSLSLSTDVSSGEEAQVKQAIYNILKDDTNESEASLKRKVNLVYDTTSSSKEGGSDGSLKKSNLEDLEEQLKRCKNQLQQAHDELAEERMAREKAESRLRLQEDQLAGLQEELRRVSENLPHSDSLQTDVMTLQADLAEAAMLRQRQDETLRQRERELTALKGALKEEVECHDREMEVLREQYSQDMDNLRRTMEQVTQSQEQIEEERERVNASMLTLEEELETCRDQGEQWKAELEANTQELHNTKEESGKPSSSPTLLKCRSEREEFEGALKNLQDSMLAMKKQPPASDDSHSLAEELQRCHGDLKRTRADLDKQKSELDRKNEALETLKKASTEKEAELQSEMGRLKEQFQKEKAELEKALDKAKESSAGSIGKDVVDLDTNLELQEANTRLRERLARMTRLHSSMPRSAETEEAVEALEDENRSLKTQLEEAKRAATRLSKERDELSRRLEERDLEREALKRGKSDLEEQKRLLDRALEKINKEMEMMMGDSRQSVATLQTQLDDYRERSRKDLLEAQRNNKDRLAELQRAQNNLKAQQEEVSRLKKELLVCSEERDSAQLERDLLNNRLKHLESELESEKSTHTDRTREIRGLEDKIKTMEIELDEERSSVELLNDRITRSRDQVDQLRSELMQERSTRHDLEMDKSALERQVKELKSRVADMEGQTRPSAGITLLENKIQEMEERLRSEEREKASIQASQRRTERKLKELNATLDQERTQHVEQRDQLSLRVKALKRQLDESEGEVERLEGVRRKFLRDLEEQQELQEAQRAKVTALETELKRKSQQTHRTALGSSTLSSEEEDGLYDNNITSLLNESHLQTSNC; this is translated from the exons ATGAACATGAGCAGTCTTTCCACCGACAGGAAGCCACTCGTGGATTATGGCGTTCAGATCCGCTTCATTAAAGACCTCCATGACACAGCAGGAGGTTACCCTGATAAATCCAAAGGCAACAACAGTGCAGCTAGTCCCTCCAACAAATACGGCGTGGCTGTGCGGGTTCAGGGAATCTCTGGACAgccatatgtggtcctaaaagACGGAGACAAAGGTGACTCGTATGGAGTTCAGCTGAACACTCCCACCCCCAGCTCAGGGCCACCTTCACCATACAACAGCCTCCCCAAAGTTAATAAGGAACCAGCAGATTTCACAAACCCTTATAGTCCTGCTGTAAATGCGTCACGCTCCCCTGTTTCTGCACCAGAGGATGAGGATGGGGAAATATTTGGGAGCCCTCTGAAAAGACCTCCTGGTGACGGTCAAGCAGGTACacaaggggaggaggaaggtggagcTGGCCCAGAAGGGCAGGTAGAGAAAAAAGCTGAACCCAAACTCAAAGCACCAGCAAGTGAACCAGAGAAAAATCGGACGGGTAAGGAGAAGTATAACGAAGCAGGACTGAAACCTGTCAAATTAAACTCTGTTGGACCCAGAAGGATCAAACAGCCCGAGTCTGGTTTAACCAACTCTTTGGGGAGGTACAGTGGGAAGAAAGTAGAGAGTGCTCTTTCCTCATCACGGTCATTCCCAGAGTCTCCAACACCCACTGATGAAGAGCCTGCCCCTGCTATCGACACCAACTCCCTGGCTCCCATCAACAAGCTCATCAGTAAGTTCAACAGTGGAGCAACGGGGAGCACCCCACAGGCCAGAGGCCGCACTGGAGCCCGGCAGCGGCTCCGGTTTGATGAGCGCAGGAGGTCCAGGAGTCTGGATGCCCGAAAAGATGCTCAACCAGAAgattccctccctcctcctacTTCTCCGACTCTTAATCCCTACGCTCCTCTTCTGTCTGCCTCCTCCAAACCGTTGATGTCATCTGCTCCAGTAGGCGGTAGCCAGGGAAAGAGCCCAGCATCTGTTGCCAAGGTGACTGCAGTTGAGGCCCCAAAAACGAGCTTCAAGTCACCTGAGAAGTTTGTTTCCAAGGACACCCCTCCAGCTATAGCAAGGAAGCCT GAGATTATTCCAAGAAGTCTGAGTCTGAGCACAGACGTCAGCAGTGGGGAAGAGGCTCAGGTCAAACAAGCTATTTACAACATCCTCAAAGATGA CACCAATGAGAGTGAAGCATCCCTCAAAAGAAAGGTCAACCTTGTTTATGACACTACCAGCAGTTCAAAG gAGGGAGGATCTGATGGAAGCCTTAAGAAGAGTAACCTTGAGGATCTTGAGGAGCAACTCAAACGCTGCAAgaatcagctgcagcaggcaCATGATGA actagCCGAGGAGCGTATGGCCAGAGAAAAGGCAGAGTCTCGCCTGCGCCTACAGGAGGACCAGCTGGCAGGGCTTCAGGAGGAGTTGAGGAGGGTTTCAGAAAACTTACCTCACTCCGACTCGCTGCAGACG GATGTGATGACTCTGCAGGCTGACCTGGCTGAGGCGGCCATGCTGCGCCAGCGCCAGGACGAGACGCTGCGCCAACGAGAGCGTGAGCTAACGGCCCTGAAGGGGGcgctgaaggaggaggtggagtgccatgacagagagatggaggtgCTGAGGGAGCAATACAGCCAGGATATGGATAACCTGAGAAGAACCATGGAGCAGGTCACACAG tcacaggagcagatagaggaggagagggagcggGTGAACGCCTCCATGTTGACGCTGGAGGAAGAGCTGGAGACCTGCAGAGATCAGGGGGAGCAGTGGAAGGCGGAGCTGGAGGCCAACACACAGGAGCTGCACAACACCAAAGAGGA AAGCGGGAAGCCCTCCAGCAGTCCAAC ACTCCTAAAATGTCGTTCAGAGAGGGAAGAGTTTGAGGGCGCACTGAAAAATCTTCAGGATTCAATGCTCGCCATGAAGAAACAACCACCTGCCTCTGACGATAGCCATTCTTTAGCAGAG GAGCTTCAGCGTTGCCATGGCGATCTGAAGAGGACTCGCGCCGATCTGGACAAACAAAAGAGCGAGCTAGACAGGAAAAATGAGGCACTTGAAACCCTGAAGAAGGCGAGCACAGAGAAAGAGGCTGAGCTTCAGTCTGAGATGGGCAGGTTGAAGGAGCAATTTCAGAAAGAGAAGGCTGAGCTGGAAAAGGCACTCGACAAGGCGAAGGAG TCATCTGCTGGGTCAATAGGGAAGGATGTGGTGGACCTCGACACCAACctggagctgcaggaagctAACACACGTCTCAGAGAGAGGCTGGCCCGCATG ACCAGGCTTCACTCCAGCATGCCCCGGAGCGCGGAGACAGAGGAGGCCGTGGAAGCTCTGGAAGATGAGAACCGCTCCCTGAAGACTCAGCTAGAGGAGGCCAAGAGAGCAGCCACCCGCCTGAGCAAGGAGAGGGATGAGCTGAGCCGGAGGCTGGAGGAGAGAGACCTGGAGAGGGAGGCACTGAAGAGGGGCAAAAGCGAcctggaggagcagaagaggctGCTGGACCGAGCCCTCGAGAAGATTAACAAAGAG ATGGAGATGATGATGGGAGATTCTCGTCAGTCTGTTGCGACTCTGCAAACACAGCTTGATGACTACAGGGAGCGTTCAAGAAAGGACCTGCTGGAGGCGCAGCGCAACAACAAGGACAGGctggctgagctgcagaggGCTCAGAACAACCTGAAGgcccagcaggaggag GTTTCCCGTCTGAAGAAGGAGCTGctggtgtgcagtgaggagAGAGACAGCGCCCAGCTGGAGCGAGACCTCCTCAACAACCGCCTCAAACACTTAGAGAGTGAGCTGGAATCAGAGAAGAGCACGCACACTGACCGCACCCGCGAGATCCGGGGCCTGGAG GATAAAATTAAAACAATGGAGATCGAGCTGGATGAGGAGAGGAGCAGCGTGGAGCTTCTGAACGATCGCATCACCCGAAGCAGAGATCag GTGGACCAGCTTCGTTCAGAGCTAATGCAGGAGCGATCCACGAGACATGACCTGGAGATGGATAAGAGTGCCCTTGAaagacag gtgaaggAGTTAAAGTCTCGTGTGGCAGACATGGAGGGACAGACACGCCCCTCAGCTGGAATCACCCTGCTGGAAAACAAAAttcaggagatggaggagagactACGAAGCGAAGAGAG AGAGAAGGCCAGCATCCAGGCCTCTCAGAGACGAACTGAGAGAAAACTGAAGGAGCTGAACGCCACGTTGGACCAGGAGAGGACCCAGCACGTTGAACAGAGAGATCAG CTGTCTCTGCGCGTGAAGGCTTTGAAACGGCAGCTGGATGAGAGCGAGGGAGAGGTGGAGCGCCTGGAGGGAGTCCGTCGGAAGTTTCTCAGGGACTtggaagagcagcaggagctcCAGGAGGCACAGCGGGCCAAAGTCACCGCGCTGGAGACGGAACTAAA gCGGAAGTCGCAGCAGACACATCGCACCGCTCTGGGTTCCTCCACGTTAAGCTCCGAGGAGGAGGACGGTCTCTACGACAACAACATCACCTCCCTCCTGAACGAGAGCCACCTGCAGACCTCCAACTGTTAG
- the cgnb gene encoding cingulin isoform X2 produces the protein MNMSSLSTDRKPLVDYGVQIRFIKDLHDTAGGYPDKSKGNNSAASPSNKYGVAVRVQGISGQPYVVLKDGDKGDSYGVQLNTPTPSSGPPSPYNSLPKVNKEPADFTNPYSPAVNASRSPVSAPEDEDGEIFGSPLKRPPGDGQAGTQGEEEGGAGPEGQVEKKAEPKLKAPASEPEKNRTGKEKYNEAGLKPVKLNSVGPRRIKQPESGLTNSLGRYSGKKVESALSSSRSFPESPTPTDEEPAPAIDTNSLAPINKLISKFNSGATGSTPQARGRTGARQRLRFDERRRSRSLDARKDAQPEDSLPPPTSPTLNPYAPLLSASSKPLMSSAPVGGSQGKSPASVAKVTAVEAPKTSFKSPEKFVSKDTPPAIARKPEIIPRSLSLSTDVSSGEEAQVKQAIYNILKDDTNESEASLKRKVNLVYDTTSSSKEGGSDGSLKKSNLEDLEEQLKRCKNQLQQAHDELAEERMAREKAESRLRLQEDQLAGLQEELRRVSENLPHSDSLQTDVMTLQADLAEAAMLRQRQDETLRQRERELTALKGALKEEVECHDREMEVLREQYSQDMDNLRRTMEQVTQSQEQIEEERERVNASMLTLEEELETCRDQGEQWKAELEANTQELHNTKEELLKCRSEREEFEGALKNLQDSMLAMKKQPPASDDSHSLAEELQRCHGDLKRTRADLDKQKSELDRKNEALETLKKASTEKEAELQSEMGRLKEQFQKEKAELEKALDKAKESSAGSIGKDVVDLDTNLELQEANTRLRERLARMTRLHSSMPRSAETEEAVEALEDENRSLKTQLEEAKRAATRLSKERDELSRRLEERDLEREALKRGKSDLEEQKRLLDRALEKINKEMEMMMGDSRQSVATLQTQLDDYRERSRKDLLEAQRNNKDRLAELQRAQNNLKAQQEEVSRLKKELLVCSEERDSAQLERDLLNNRLKHLESELESEKSTHTDRTREIRGLEDKIKTMEIELDEERSSVELLNDRITRSRDQVDQLRSELMQERSTRHDLEMDKSALERQVKELKSRVADMEGQTRPSAGITLLENKIQEMEERLRSEEREKASIQASQRRTERKLKELNATLDQERTQHVEQRDQLSLRVKALKRQLDESEGEVERLEGVRRKFLRDLEEQQELQEAQRAKVTALETELKRKSQQTHRTALGSSTLSSEEEDGLYDNNITSLLNESHLQTSNC, from the exons ATGAACATGAGCAGTCTTTCCACCGACAGGAAGCCACTCGTGGATTATGGCGTTCAGATCCGCTTCATTAAAGACCTCCATGACACAGCAGGAGGTTACCCTGATAAATCCAAAGGCAACAACAGTGCAGCTAGTCCCTCCAACAAATACGGCGTGGCTGTGCGGGTTCAGGGAATCTCTGGACAgccatatgtggtcctaaaagACGGAGACAAAGGTGACTCGTATGGAGTTCAGCTGAACACTCCCACCCCCAGCTCAGGGCCACCTTCACCATACAACAGCCTCCCCAAAGTTAATAAGGAACCAGCAGATTTCACAAACCCTTATAGTCCTGCTGTAAATGCGTCACGCTCCCCTGTTTCTGCACCAGAGGATGAGGATGGGGAAATATTTGGGAGCCCTCTGAAAAGACCTCCTGGTGACGGTCAAGCAGGTACacaaggggaggaggaaggtggagcTGGCCCAGAAGGGCAGGTAGAGAAAAAAGCTGAACCCAAACTCAAAGCACCAGCAAGTGAACCAGAGAAAAATCGGACGGGTAAGGAGAAGTATAACGAAGCAGGACTGAAACCTGTCAAATTAAACTCTGTTGGACCCAGAAGGATCAAACAGCCCGAGTCTGGTTTAACCAACTCTTTGGGGAGGTACAGTGGGAAGAAAGTAGAGAGTGCTCTTTCCTCATCACGGTCATTCCCAGAGTCTCCAACACCCACTGATGAAGAGCCTGCCCCTGCTATCGACACCAACTCCCTGGCTCCCATCAACAAGCTCATCAGTAAGTTCAACAGTGGAGCAACGGGGAGCACCCCACAGGCCAGAGGCCGCACTGGAGCCCGGCAGCGGCTCCGGTTTGATGAGCGCAGGAGGTCCAGGAGTCTGGATGCCCGAAAAGATGCTCAACCAGAAgattccctccctcctcctacTTCTCCGACTCTTAATCCCTACGCTCCTCTTCTGTCTGCCTCCTCCAAACCGTTGATGTCATCTGCTCCAGTAGGCGGTAGCCAGGGAAAGAGCCCAGCATCTGTTGCCAAGGTGACTGCAGTTGAGGCCCCAAAAACGAGCTTCAAGTCACCTGAGAAGTTTGTTTCCAAGGACACCCCTCCAGCTATAGCAAGGAAGCCT GAGATTATTCCAAGAAGTCTGAGTCTGAGCACAGACGTCAGCAGTGGGGAAGAGGCTCAGGTCAAACAAGCTATTTACAACATCCTCAAAGATGA CACCAATGAGAGTGAAGCATCCCTCAAAAGAAAGGTCAACCTTGTTTATGACACTACCAGCAGTTCAAAG gAGGGAGGATCTGATGGAAGCCTTAAGAAGAGTAACCTTGAGGATCTTGAGGAGCAACTCAAACGCTGCAAgaatcagctgcagcaggcaCATGATGA actagCCGAGGAGCGTATGGCCAGAGAAAAGGCAGAGTCTCGCCTGCGCCTACAGGAGGACCAGCTGGCAGGGCTTCAGGAGGAGTTGAGGAGGGTTTCAGAAAACTTACCTCACTCCGACTCGCTGCAGACG GATGTGATGACTCTGCAGGCTGACCTGGCTGAGGCGGCCATGCTGCGCCAGCGCCAGGACGAGACGCTGCGCCAACGAGAGCGTGAGCTAACGGCCCTGAAGGGGGcgctgaaggaggaggtggagtgccatgacagagagatggaggtgCTGAGGGAGCAATACAGCCAGGATATGGATAACCTGAGAAGAACCATGGAGCAGGTCACACAG tcacaggagcagatagaggaggagagggagcggGTGAACGCCTCCATGTTGACGCTGGAGGAAGAGCTGGAGACCTGCAGAGATCAGGGGGAGCAGTGGAAGGCGGAGCTGGAGGCCAACACACAGGAGCTGCACAACACCAAAGAGGA ACTCCTAAAATGTCGTTCAGAGAGGGAAGAGTTTGAGGGCGCACTGAAAAATCTTCAGGATTCAATGCTCGCCATGAAGAAACAACCACCTGCCTCTGACGATAGCCATTCTTTAGCAGAG GAGCTTCAGCGTTGCCATGGCGATCTGAAGAGGACTCGCGCCGATCTGGACAAACAAAAGAGCGAGCTAGACAGGAAAAATGAGGCACTTGAAACCCTGAAGAAGGCGAGCACAGAGAAAGAGGCTGAGCTTCAGTCTGAGATGGGCAGGTTGAAGGAGCAATTTCAGAAAGAGAAGGCTGAGCTGGAAAAGGCACTCGACAAGGCGAAGGAG TCATCTGCTGGGTCAATAGGGAAGGATGTGGTGGACCTCGACACCAACctggagctgcaggaagctAACACACGTCTCAGAGAGAGGCTGGCCCGCATG ACCAGGCTTCACTCCAGCATGCCCCGGAGCGCGGAGACAGAGGAGGCCGTGGAAGCTCTGGAAGATGAGAACCGCTCCCTGAAGACTCAGCTAGAGGAGGCCAAGAGAGCAGCCACCCGCCTGAGCAAGGAGAGGGATGAGCTGAGCCGGAGGCTGGAGGAGAGAGACCTGGAGAGGGAGGCACTGAAGAGGGGCAAAAGCGAcctggaggagcagaagaggctGCTGGACCGAGCCCTCGAGAAGATTAACAAAGAG ATGGAGATGATGATGGGAGATTCTCGTCAGTCTGTTGCGACTCTGCAAACACAGCTTGATGACTACAGGGAGCGTTCAAGAAAGGACCTGCTGGAGGCGCAGCGCAACAACAAGGACAGGctggctgagctgcagaggGCTCAGAACAACCTGAAGgcccagcaggaggag GTTTCCCGTCTGAAGAAGGAGCTGctggtgtgcagtgaggagAGAGACAGCGCCCAGCTGGAGCGAGACCTCCTCAACAACCGCCTCAAACACTTAGAGAGTGAGCTGGAATCAGAGAAGAGCACGCACACTGACCGCACCCGCGAGATCCGGGGCCTGGAG GATAAAATTAAAACAATGGAGATCGAGCTGGATGAGGAGAGGAGCAGCGTGGAGCTTCTGAACGATCGCATCACCCGAAGCAGAGATCag GTGGACCAGCTTCGTTCAGAGCTAATGCAGGAGCGATCCACGAGACATGACCTGGAGATGGATAAGAGTGCCCTTGAaagacag gtgaaggAGTTAAAGTCTCGTGTGGCAGACATGGAGGGACAGACACGCCCCTCAGCTGGAATCACCCTGCTGGAAAACAAAAttcaggagatggaggagagactACGAAGCGAAGAGAG AGAGAAGGCCAGCATCCAGGCCTCTCAGAGACGAACTGAGAGAAAACTGAAGGAGCTGAACGCCACGTTGGACCAGGAGAGGACCCAGCACGTTGAACAGAGAGATCAG CTGTCTCTGCGCGTGAAGGCTTTGAAACGGCAGCTGGATGAGAGCGAGGGAGAGGTGGAGCGCCTGGAGGGAGTCCGTCGGAAGTTTCTCAGGGACTtggaagagcagcaggagctcCAGGAGGCACAGCGGGCCAAAGTCACCGCGCTGGAGACGGAACTAAA gCGGAAGTCGCAGCAGACACATCGCACCGCTCTGGGTTCCTCCACGTTAAGCTCCGAGGAGGAGGACGGTCTCTACGACAACAACATCACCTCCCTCCTGAACGAGAGCCACCTGCAGACCTCCAACTGTTAG
- the pygo2 gene encoding pygopus homolog 2 isoform X2, with translation MKSPEKKKARKSTAQATGFSHLTEFAPPPTPMVDHLVASNPFDDDFGPPSRPGGAGGPGGAQFLPSPGAGGGGGYGGGGRMGGGMNFMGGPGGPGGGQPGRRPPFGPPSNAGPHHQLGFGGMSGFGGGGGGGSGGGGAGGGGFPPGGPSQFNMPPNFSPPMHPGPGFNPMLSPGGMGGPGGGGPPHPRFPMPPQQQHGQGGHPFNSPPLPGGGGPRGPLPPMGGGMGPGMNMIGGMGGGPGGNMVGGLPGMPPQGQFPPSQDGPYPGPSPPGPGNEDGKNFGGGPPPGPQQQQQQQQLNLNPNGPPPNNTTPGPPPNSGPTQSGGGFPGHPDVPQPNANTPGQPPSAPPQPNPNSSPTGPLNGSGQPQHPPPSQLQPPSNTNTPNSNNSTQQHQQQSTPPNSAPGSTPYNQQNNTPGAGGPMPNAATGSGQNNMTNNNGGNTPGSNPNPPSNSTSTPNTQSPLPPGPAAPSTGPGSGPGKLGGPGMVFPCGLCMAEVHDDQDAILCEASCQRWFHRDCTGLTETAYGLLTRESAAVWACDFCIKTKDIQAVFVRQGLGQLVAANES, from the exons ATGAAGAGCccagaaaagaaaaaggcaaGGAAATCCACAGCTCAg GCGACGGGGTTCTCCCACCTCACTGAGTTTGCACCCCCTCCTACCCCCATGGTGGACCATCTGGTCGCCTCCAATCCCTTTGATGATGACTTTGGGCCCCCATCCAGACCTGGTGGAGCAGGTGGACCAGGTGGTGCTCAATTTCTTCCCAGCCCAGGTGCCGGTGGAGGAGGCGGGTATGGAGGCGGAGGCAGAATGGGTGGAGGCATGAACTTCATGGGAGGTCCAGGAGGACCAGGCGGTGGCCAGCCAGGTCGGAGGCCACCGTTCGGACCTCCATCCAACGCTGGACCTCACCACCAGCTAGGGTTTGGGGGAATGTCTGGCTTtggaggtggtgggggtggaggcagtgggggaggaggagcaggtggtggTGGATTCCCTCCTGGAGGTCCTTCTCAGTTTAATATGCCACCAAACTTTAGTCCACCCATGCATCCTGGGCCTGGTTTCAATCCCATGTTGTCTCCTGGAGGTATGGGAGGTccaggaggaggggggccaCCCCACCCTCGGTTTCCTAtgcctcctcagcagcagcacggaCAGGGTGGGCACCCATTCAACAGCCCGCCATTACCTGGTGGTGGAGGGCCAAGAGGACCTTTGCCTCCCATGGGAGGAGGCATGGGCCCTGGGATGAACATGATAGGTGGCATGGGTGGTGGGCCTGGTGGCAACATGGTTGGAGGGTTGCCAGGTATGCCACCCCAAGGACAGTTCCCTCCCTCTCAGGATGGCCCCTACCCTGGTCCCAGCCCTCCGGGGCCAGGCAACGAGGATGGAAAGAACTTTGGTGGGGGGCCACCACCTGgaccccagcagcagcagcagcaacaacagcttaACCTAAATCCAAATGGCCCTCCCCCAAATAATACTACTCCTGGCCCTCCACCTAACTCTGGCCCTACGCAGTCTGGGGGAGGCTTTCCTGGCCACCCTGATGTCCCGCAGCCCAACGCCAACACACCTGGGCAGCCTCCCTCAGCACCACCTCAGCCTAATCCAAACTCCTCACCTACTGGTCCCCTGAATGGATCAGGGCAGCCCCAGCATCCACCCCCTAGTCAGCTACAGCCCcccagcaacacaaacacccCTAACTCTAACAACTCtacccagcagcatcagcaacaGTCCACTCCACCTAACTCTGCCCCGGGCTCCACCCCTTACAACCAACAGAACAACACTCCTGGTGCTGGTGGCCCCATGCCAAATGCTGCGACTGGTTCAGGTCAGAACAACATGACCAACAACAATGGAGGCAACACTCCTGGCAGCAACCCCAACCCCCCCTCTAACTCCACCTCAACTCCAAACACCCAGTCTCCCCTGCCTCCTGGCCCAGCTGCCCCATCAACCGGGCCCGGTTCTGGCCCTGGAAAACTTGGTGGCCCTGGTATGGTATTCCCTTGTGGCCTCTGCATGGCAGAGGTTCATGACGACCAGGATGCCATTCTTTGTGAGGCGTCCTGCCAACGCTGGTTCCACCGTGACTGCACAGGCCTGACAGAAACAGCATACGGGCTGCTGACTCGAGAGAGCGCTGCTGTTTGGGCCTGCGACTTCTGCATCAAGACCAAGGACATCCAGGCTGTGTTTGTGCGCCAAGGATTAGGCCAGCTAGTGGCAGCTAACGAGAGTTGA
- the pygo2 gene encoding pygopus homolog 2 isoform X1, translating into MAAESGRLLAGQGKRSKASQMKSPEKKKARKSTAQATGFSHLTEFAPPPTPMVDHLVASNPFDDDFGPPSRPGGAGGPGGAQFLPSPGAGGGGGYGGGGRMGGGMNFMGGPGGPGGGQPGRRPPFGPPSNAGPHHQLGFGGMSGFGGGGGGGSGGGGAGGGGFPPGGPSQFNMPPNFSPPMHPGPGFNPMLSPGGMGGPGGGGPPHPRFPMPPQQQHGQGGHPFNSPPLPGGGGPRGPLPPMGGGMGPGMNMIGGMGGGPGGNMVGGLPGMPPQGQFPPSQDGPYPGPSPPGPGNEDGKNFGGGPPPGPQQQQQQQQLNLNPNGPPPNNTTPGPPPNSGPTQSGGGFPGHPDVPQPNANTPGQPPSAPPQPNPNSSPTGPLNGSGQPQHPPPSQLQPPSNTNTPNSNNSTQQHQQQSTPPNSAPGSTPYNQQNNTPGAGGPMPNAATGSGQNNMTNNNGGNTPGSNPNPPSNSTSTPNTQSPLPPGPAAPSTGPGSGPGKLGGPGMVFPCGLCMAEVHDDQDAILCEASCQRWFHRDCTGLTETAYGLLTRESAAVWACDFCIKTKDIQAVFVRQGLGQLVAANES; encoded by the exons ATGGCTGCCGAATCGGGGAGACTACTGGCGGGACAAGGAAAACGAAGCAAAG cttCACAGATGAAGAGCccagaaaagaaaaaggcaaGGAAATCCACAGCTCAg GCGACGGGGTTCTCCCACCTCACTGAGTTTGCACCCCCTCCTACCCCCATGGTGGACCATCTGGTCGCCTCCAATCCCTTTGATGATGACTTTGGGCCCCCATCCAGACCTGGTGGAGCAGGTGGACCAGGTGGTGCTCAATTTCTTCCCAGCCCAGGTGCCGGTGGAGGAGGCGGGTATGGAGGCGGAGGCAGAATGGGTGGAGGCATGAACTTCATGGGAGGTCCAGGAGGACCAGGCGGTGGCCAGCCAGGTCGGAGGCCACCGTTCGGACCTCCATCCAACGCTGGACCTCACCACCAGCTAGGGTTTGGGGGAATGTCTGGCTTtggaggtggtgggggtggaggcagtgggggaggaggagcaggtggtggTGGATTCCCTCCTGGAGGTCCTTCTCAGTTTAATATGCCACCAAACTTTAGTCCACCCATGCATCCTGGGCCTGGTTTCAATCCCATGTTGTCTCCTGGAGGTATGGGAGGTccaggaggaggggggccaCCCCACCCTCGGTTTCCTAtgcctcctcagcagcagcacggaCAGGGTGGGCACCCATTCAACAGCCCGCCATTACCTGGTGGTGGAGGGCCAAGAGGACCTTTGCCTCCCATGGGAGGAGGCATGGGCCCTGGGATGAACATGATAGGTGGCATGGGTGGTGGGCCTGGTGGCAACATGGTTGGAGGGTTGCCAGGTATGCCACCCCAAGGACAGTTCCCTCCCTCTCAGGATGGCCCCTACCCTGGTCCCAGCCCTCCGGGGCCAGGCAACGAGGATGGAAAGAACTTTGGTGGGGGGCCACCACCTGgaccccagcagcagcagcagcaacaacagcttaACCTAAATCCAAATGGCCCTCCCCCAAATAATACTACTCCTGGCCCTCCACCTAACTCTGGCCCTACGCAGTCTGGGGGAGGCTTTCCTGGCCACCCTGATGTCCCGCAGCCCAACGCCAACACACCTGGGCAGCCTCCCTCAGCACCACCTCAGCCTAATCCAAACTCCTCACCTACTGGTCCCCTGAATGGATCAGGGCAGCCCCAGCATCCACCCCCTAGTCAGCTACAGCCCcccagcaacacaaacacccCTAACTCTAACAACTCtacccagcagcatcagcaacaGTCCACTCCACCTAACTCTGCCCCGGGCTCCACCCCTTACAACCAACAGAACAACACTCCTGGTGCTGGTGGCCCCATGCCAAATGCTGCGACTGGTTCAGGTCAGAACAACATGACCAACAACAATGGAGGCAACACTCCTGGCAGCAACCCCAACCCCCCCTCTAACTCCACCTCAACTCCAAACACCCAGTCTCCCCTGCCTCCTGGCCCAGCTGCCCCATCAACCGGGCCCGGTTCTGGCCCTGGAAAACTTGGTGGCCCTGGTATGGTATTCCCTTGTGGCCTCTGCATGGCAGAGGTTCATGACGACCAGGATGCCATTCTTTGTGAGGCGTCCTGCCAACGCTGGTTCCACCGTGACTGCACAGGCCTGACAGAAACAGCATACGGGCTGCTGACTCGAGAGAGCGCTGCTGTTTGGGCCTGCGACTTCTGCATCAAGACCAAGGACATCCAGGCTGTGTTTGTGCGCCAAGGATTAGGCCAGCTAGTGGCAGCTAACGAGAGTTGA